One window of the Tetragenococcus koreensis genome contains the following:
- a CDS encoding RrF2 family transcriptional regulator, whose product MRLKKSLEEAVCILLILAKEEGDSSVKSYRISEQLGVSDSYLKKILRKLVLGGVVTSTSSKGGGFRLAKPIENIFMIDVYYAIEGKHSCVQLRNLAEHVFPSSGESKKVKDNMYILLNESEQLFLNKLAGYPLVKLMQ is encoded by the coding sequence ATGAGGTTAAAAAAAAGCCTGGAAGAAGCAGTATGTATTCTTCTTATTTTAGCAAAAGAAGAAGGAGATAGCTCCGTAAAAAGTTATCGAATCAGTGAACAATTAGGCGTTTCTGATTCGTATCTGAAAAAAATATTACGTAAATTGGTGCTAGGCGGTGTGGTTACATCTACCTCTAGTAAAGGCGGCGGTTTCAGATTAGCTAAACCAATTGAAAATATTTTTATGATCGATGTTTATTATGCAATTGAAGGAAAGCACTCTTGCGTTCAACTTCGAAACTTAGCAGAACATGTTTTTCCATCTTCAGGCGAATCAAAAAAAGTCAAAGATAATATGTATATCCTACTTAATGAGAGCGAGCAATTATTTTTAAATAAGTTAGCAGGTTATCCTTTGGTTAAATTAATGCAATAA
- a CDS encoding MgtC/SapB family protein translates to MLLAAVFSGFIGFDREFKNRPAGIRTHILVCIGAALIAMIQKEITYTALEIAKNNPEFAGVIRADEARLIAQVVSGIGFLGAGTIVVTKQVVRGLTTAASLWTVAGLGLAIGMGNYRIAIVGFIGIMLVLSVLKRVINIPTLKKIEISFVHKATTKEFIADYFKDKDIDVKDVDFEVKKRGDSRIYTNVYTVELPRTLSYQTVVEDLSMHENMVRVHLISM, encoded by the coding sequence ATGTTATTAGCAGCTGTTTTTTCAGGGTTTATCGGATTTGACCGCGAATTTAAAAATAGACCTGCTGGAATTCGTACACATATTTTAGTTTGTATTGGAGCCGCACTCATCGCAATGATTCAAAAAGAAATCACCTATACTGCATTGGAAATTGCTAAAAACAACCCTGAATTTGCGGGTGTAATCCGGGCTGATGAAGCACGTTTGATTGCACAAGTAGTGAGTGGTATTGGCTTTTTAGGTGCCGGAACGATTGTTGTTACCAAACAGGTAGTTCGTGGATTGACGACTGCAGCTTCATTGTGGACGGTTGCTGGTTTGGGGCTAGCTATTGGTATGGGAAATTATCGGATTGCAATTGTTGGCTTTATTGGAATAATGCTAGTGTTGTCCGTGCTAAAACGAGTGATCAATATTCCTACCTTAAAAAAAATTGAGATTAGTTTTGTGCATAAGGCAACGACCAAAGAGTTTATCGCGGATTATTTTAAAGATAAAGACATTGATGTAAAAGACGTTGATTTTGAAGTGAAAAAAAGAGGAGATAGTAGAATCTACACTAACGTTTATACGGTAGAATTACCGCGGACGTTATCTTATCAGACAGTGGTGGAGGATTTATCGATGCATGAAAATATGGTGCGTGTTCACTTAATTAGTATGTGA
- a CDS encoding rhodanese-like domain-containing protein, with amino-acid sequence MYPSITVGELAEKLRNESITILDVQEKEDFEKNHIDGAINLPIGEFVTEAENLPKNKTYYVISKAGIRNARACDYLVSLDYDVVNIQGGMNAWQSTEG; translated from the coding sequence ATGTATCCTTCGATTACCGTGGGTGAATTAGCAGAAAAATTGCGAAATGAATCGATTACGATCCTAGATGTGCAAGAAAAAGAGGACTTTGAAAAAAATCATATTGACGGGGCCATTAATTTGCCAATTGGTGAATTTGTGACTGAAGCTGAAAATCTACCTAAAAATAAAACCTACTATGTCATCAGCAAAGCCGGTATAAGAAATGCCCGTGCTTGTGATTACTTAGTAAGTTTGGATTATGATGTTGTCAATATCCAAGGCGGCATGAACGCTTGGCAAAGCACTGAAGGATAA
- a CDS encoding heavy metal translocating P-type ATPase, whose protein sequence is MDKTYRTAEHESDDYQSNTHEHAGHLPGEIPMYFIGVVAYLLALFGPFSTLVSNFLFGVAVVLAGFHVIIEGIVETITDTKEKNKFHPNVHLLMTLAVLGAMAIGSFDESALLILIFAGAHFLEEFAEGKSQKEITNLLQMNPTQARLLQSDGSTKMVNVQEVNVGDQLKVLPGDQIATDGFIIKGHTTIDESSINGESMPKEKLEEEEVFASTINGQGTFVMQVTKDSSETVFADILRLVEQSRNNLPKAATKIKKIEPIYVKSVLFIVPVFVLIMPVLFNWSWEMSIYRGIVLLITASPCALAVSAVPATLSAISNLAKKGILFKGGAYLANLSSIKAVAFDKTGTLTKGKPVVTDSFYKDKAKQIKWQQIIATMEESANHPLATAILEEYGELQSLEMDVTNEIGQGIVAEYEGKHYRIGKPSLFDNVSDDIQAKTKEFASAGKTVIYFSEDEEAVALIALMDKADEKAAEAIAYLKKQQVNTLMITGDAKTTGEAVAHALGIDDVYSNVLPENKAEAITSLQNKYGKTAMIGDGINDAPALVKADIGFAMGDGTDVAIDVADAVIMQNDLLKFEYAYKLSKKLDKIIWQNIIFAMGVVLLLSVLNIVGKMDIGLGVLAHEGSTLLVLFNGLRLLFPLKKKAPENVY, encoded by the coding sequence ATGGATAAGACATATCGTACGGCTGAACATGAATCTGATGACTATCAATCAAACACGCATGAACATGCGGGTCACTTGCCTGGCGAAATCCCTATGTATTTTATAGGCGTCGTTGCTTATTTATTAGCATTATTTGGCCCATTTTCAACATTAGTTTCTAATTTTCTATTTGGAGTTGCGGTTGTTTTGGCTGGCTTTCATGTGATAATTGAAGGTATCGTCGAAACGATAACAGATACAAAAGAAAAAAATAAGTTTCATCCTAATGTGCATCTACTAATGACATTAGCCGTTTTAGGAGCTATGGCTATAGGAAGTTTTGATGAAAGTGCTTTGTTGATTTTGATTTTTGCAGGGGCTCATTTTCTTGAAGAATTTGCTGAGGGAAAAAGTCAAAAAGAAATCACGAACTTGTTACAAATGAATCCTACTCAAGCACGTCTACTACAATCAGATGGTTCGACGAAGATGGTTAACGTGCAAGAAGTGAATGTCGGCGATCAACTGAAAGTTTTACCTGGAGACCAAATCGCAACAGACGGTTTTATTATCAAGGGACATACGACGATTGATGAATCTTCTATTAATGGTGAAAGTATGCCAAAAGAAAAGCTGGAGGAAGAGGAAGTTTTTGCCAGTACCATTAATGGTCAAGGGACGTTTGTCATGCAAGTGACAAAAGATTCTTCAGAAACAGTGTTTGCTGATATTCTACGATTAGTAGAGCAATCGCGAAATAATTTGCCAAAAGCGGCAACAAAAATTAAAAAAATTGAACCAATTTATGTCAAAAGTGTTTTATTCATCGTACCTGTATTCGTATTAATCATGCCTGTATTATTTAATTGGAGTTGGGAGATGAGTATTTATCGCGGAATTGTTTTGTTAATTACAGCTTCGCCTTGCGCGCTTGCTGTTAGTGCGGTACCAGCCACTTTATCGGCTATTTCAAATTTAGCTAAAAAAGGTATTTTATTTAAGGGTGGCGCTTATCTTGCCAATTTGTCGTCTATTAAAGCGGTGGCTTTTGATAAAACGGGAACACTAACAAAAGGTAAACCAGTAGTTACTGACTCTTTTTATAAAGATAAAGCGAAACAAATCAAGTGGCAGCAGATTATTGCTACAATGGAAGAAAGTGCGAACCACCCATTAGCTACGGCGATTTTAGAGGAATATGGAGAATTACAATCACTTGAAATGGACGTGACCAATGAAATTGGTCAAGGAATCGTTGCTGAATATGAAGGAAAACATTATCGAATCGGTAAACCTAGTTTGTTTGATAATGTTTCTGATGATATTCAAGCAAAAACTAAAGAATTTGCTTCAGCAGGTAAAACCGTCATTTATTTTAGTGAAGATGAAGAGGCTGTGGCGCTTATCGCACTCATGGATAAAGCCGATGAAAAAGCAGCAGAGGCGATTGCTTATCTGAAAAAACAACAGGTCAATACTTTAATGATTACAGGAGATGCGAAAACAACGGGTGAAGCTGTCGCTCATGCGTTAGGTATTGATGACGTTTATAGTAATGTCCTACCGGAAAATAAAGCAGAAGCGATCACATCTTTACAAAATAAGTATGGAAAAACGGCCATGATAGGAGACGGTATTAATGACGCTCCTGCGCTAGTAAAAGCTGATATAGGTTTTGCTATGGGGGATGGCACAGACGTTGCGATTGATGTTGCAGACGCGGTTATTATGCAAAATGATCTTTTAAAATTTGAATATGCGTATAAATTATCCAAAAAGCTAGATAAAATTATTTGGCAAAATATTATTTTTGCAATGGGTGTTGTCTTATTACTCAGTGTGTTAAATATTGTCGGGAAGATGGATATCGGCCTAGGGGTTTTAGCTCATGAAGGGAGCACGTTGCTGGTACTATTTAACGGTTTGCGTTTGTTATTCCCTTTAAAAAAGAAAGCGCCTGAAAACGTATACTAA
- a CDS encoding nucleoside deaminase: MIHEVDKNYLKRCVELAEIALMNGDAPFGSILVSQEGKILFEDHNKIASGDNTRHPEFEIARWAANHLNEAERREAVVYTSGEHCSMCASAHGLVGLG, from the coding sequence ATGATTCATGAAGTAGATAAAAATTATTTAAAACGTTGTGTAGAACTAGCTGAGATTGCACTAATGAATGGCGATGCACCATTTGGATCGATATTAGTGTCACAAGAAGGTAAAATTTTATTTGAGGATCATAATAAAATTGCCAGCGGAGATAACACCCGCCATCCTGAATTTGAAATAGCACGATGGGCCGCAAATCATTTAAACGAAGCCGAACGCAGAGAAGCTGTCGTCTATACTTCTGGTGAACATTGCTCCATGTGCGCTTCAGCACATGGACTTGTAGGTCTCGGATGA
- a CDS encoding SDR family oxidoreductase, translating to MKVLVVGANGKVAKHFADLTQDHTDIEEKAVIRDPGQKAFFDKRGIETTVLDIVHNSIEEFAEAMNDVKAVIFSAGAGGSGLDKTVMVDLDGAIKIMTAAEKANVKRFVMVSTFRTGRKQMAKGIENDWPLKIYTIAKNYADEWLKNRTELDWTIIHPGTLTDEEGTGKIKVGMGNRHGEVPRQDVAQTILASLENDSTIHKEFEVLSGNEPINDAVKSV from the coding sequence ATGAAAGTACTTGTTGTTGGAGCTAATGGCAAAGTGGCGAAACACTTCGCAGATTTGACGCAAGATCACACGGATATTGAAGAAAAAGCTGTCATTCGTGATCCTGGGCAAAAGGCATTCTTTGATAAGCGAGGCATTGAAACTACAGTTTTGGATATTGTTCATAATTCTATTGAAGAATTTGCTGAAGCAATGAACGACGTTAAGGCGGTCATTTTTAGCGCAGGTGCAGGTGGCAGTGGCTTAGATAAGACGGTCATGGTTGATTTAGATGGTGCGATAAAAATAATGACAGCTGCTGAAAAAGCAAACGTTAAACGTTTTGTGATGGTAAGTACCTTCCGTACCGGACGAAAGCAAATGGCTAAAGGGATCGAAAATGACTGGCCGTTGAAGATTTATACGATCGCCAAAAACTATGCGGATGAATGGTTGAAAAATCGTACGGAACTTGACTGGACAATTATCCATCCAGGCACACTGACTGATGAAGAAGGTACTGGCAAAATCAAAGTTGGCATGGGGAATAGACATGGCGAAGTGCCACGGCAAGATGTTGCTCAAACCATATTGGCTTCTTTGGAAAATGATTCAACTATTCATAAAGAATTTGAAGTGTTGTCAGGTAATGAACCGATTAATGATGCAGTGAAATCTGTTTGA
- a CDS encoding LexA family protein, giving the protein MKTNDEIMNVLEQLKKENNLSISEIARRVGMAKSAVSKYFNRTRKFPLNRIEDFARAMNVSPEYILGYDKGYIYSKEVANIPVIQSLSTESTIVAEPNAETYYPTASFGLPAGELFYFKMTDISMEPAIPEHATVLLKVQNDVSDEQIAAVTLDDDPTLLLKKVKKQDDFILLLAENPDYAPIIVTQKNSIKIIGKAIRVSYDL; this is encoded by the coding sequence TTGAAAACAAACGATGAAATAATGAATGTTCTTGAACAACTAAAAAAAGAAAACAATCTTTCAATCAGTGAGATCGCACGACGTGTAGGTATGGCAAAATCTGCTGTTTCTAAGTATTTCAATCGCACACGCAAGTTTCCTTTAAATCGCATTGAAGATTTCGCTCGAGCAATGAACGTCAGTCCAGAATATATTTTAGGTTATGACAAGGGGTATATTTATTCCAAAGAAGTTGCAAATATCCCTGTTATTCAGTCACTTTCTACTGAGTCTACTATCGTGGCTGAGCCCAATGCAGAAACTTATTATCCTACAGCTTCTTTCGGTTTGCCTGCAGGAGAACTATTTTATTTTAAAATGACAGATATCAGTATGGAACCAGCCATCCCTGAACACGCAACCGTTCTGCTTAAAGTTCAAAATGACGTTTCAGATGAACAAATCGCTGCAGTAACATTAGATGACGACCCCACACTACTTTTAAAAAAAGTAAAAAAGCAGGATGATTTTATCCTTTTACTTGCAGAAAACCCTGATTACGCACCGATTATTGTTACTCAAAAGAACTCCATCAAAATCATTGGAAAAGCAATTCGGGTAAGCTACGACCTTTGA
- a CDS encoding transaldolase family protein, with the protein MEYCLDTGSLDMVKQALGVFPINSVSMNPTIAAKDLQGKNVSFIENALMIREVIGCELPFFLEAMGDTAEEMVEDAEKVVKLVPGNTFVKIPACREGLKAIKKLKTQGIRTSCTAIYTFNQAMLAAEAGADYVAVYVSRLDKLGSSGVKVVKEIKKAFNEREINCKVCAASLKNNNDIEKALKAGAENIAVTLDLLNNMSVHPLTEQTLEAFKSDWESVFGKGIRIADM; encoded by the coding sequence ATGGAATATTGTTTAGATACGGGAAGTTTAGATATGGTGAAGCAAGCACTGGGAGTTTTTCCTATTAACTCTGTTAGTATGAATCCAACAATTGCAGCGAAAGATTTACAAGGGAAAAATGTTTCCTTTATAGAAAATGCATTAATGATTAGAGAAGTTATTGGTTGTGAGCTACCATTTTTTTTAGAGGCTATGGGAGATACGGCAGAAGAAATGGTAGAAGATGCTGAAAAAGTAGTTAAACTAGTGCCAGGAAATACATTTGTTAAGATTCCTGCTTGTCGAGAGGGGTTAAAGGCAATAAAGAAATTAAAAACGCAAGGCATTAGAACTTCATGTACTGCAATTTATACGTTTAATCAAGCAATGCTAGCTGCTGAAGCTGGGGCAGATTATGTAGCGGTTTATGTAAGTAGATTAGATAAACTAGGATCCTCTGGCGTTAAGGTAGTAAAAGAAATAAAAAAAGCATTTAACGAAAGAGAAATCAATTGCAAAGTTTGTGCTGCTTCTTTGAAAAATAATAATGACATTGAAAAGGCGCTTAAAGCCGGAGCAGAGAACATAGCTGTTACTTTAGATTTGCTAAATAATATGTCTGTACACCCGTTGACAGAACAAACATTGGAAGCATTTAAATCTGACTGGGAATCAGTTTTTGGTAAAGGGATACGTATTGCCGATATGTGA
- a CDS encoding PTS system mannose/fructose/sorbose family transporter subunit IID has product MTSNSEAKLTKKQLKQGFWRSFTTSHAWHYERQQHMSFAYSMIPVINKLYPDKKDRIKGYERHLEFYNCQAVFHPLIFGITAAMEEENANNPDFDTSSINAMKVALMGPLAGVGDSLIFGTLRLIATGIAASFCKNGNPLGPILFLLIYNIPTFSIRFLGVKYGYELGNDLVTKISNSGIMNKLMLSMGIVGLMVIGSMIASTVTMATPITLGVGESAVKLQDSLDEIMPSLLPLLTTFLLYYLNKKQVNILFQIIGIMVIGILLGAIGILN; this is encoded by the coding sequence GTGACTTCTAATTCTGAAGCTAAATTAACAAAAAAACAATTAAAACAAGGGTTTTGGCGTAGTTTTACTACTTCACACGCATGGCATTACGAAAGACAACAACATATGTCATTTGCCTATTCAATGATACCGGTAATAAATAAATTGTATCCAGACAAAAAAGATAGAATTAAAGGTTATGAAAGACATTTAGAATTTTATAATTGTCAAGCAGTTTTTCATCCCCTTATTTTTGGGATAACTGCAGCGATGGAAGAAGAAAATGCAAATAATCCTGATTTTGATACATCCTCAATTAATGCAATGAAAGTTGCTTTAATGGGACCATTGGCAGGTGTTGGAGACTCTTTAATTTTTGGCACACTAAGATTAATTGCAACAGGAATTGCTGCGAGCTTTTGTAAAAATGGTAATCCTCTTGGACCAATCCTATTTTTATTGATTTATAATATCCCAACATTTTCAATTCGATTCTTGGGAGTGAAATATGGCTATGAATTAGGGAATGATCTTGTTACTAAAATTTCTAACTCAGGTATTATGAATAAGCTAATGTTAAGCATGGGAATAGTGGGATTAATGGTAATCGGTTCTATGATTGCATCGACTGTGACCATGGCTACACCCATTACGTTAGGTGTTGGCGAATCTGCCGTTAAGTTACAAGATTCTTTGGATGAGATTATGCCTAGTTTATTGCCATTACTTACAACATTTCTACTTTATTATTTGAATAAAAAACAAGTAAATATATTGTTTCAAATTATTGGAATTATGGTGATAGGAATTTTATTAGGTGCAATAGGAATATTAAATTAA